Proteins encoded by one window of Cylindrospermum stagnale PCC 7417:
- a CDS encoding IS4 family transposase — translation MIINSFPKIVKNILGGLPKNDYPVLNSRLFVECWLAYALDNSLTSMRDLFKRLNNTGFDVDISTFSKANTHRSQEVFQKIYHQLNQLVQNKVQKKLHNKYAICPIDSTIITLTSKLLWILDYHQVKLFSSLNLATGSPEDNFINFGHNHDYKFGSKMMSNLPADAVGVMDRGFAGLNFIQELVQENKYFVLRIKNNWKLEFESENGLVKIGSSTDAQAYRVINFCDLETRTEFRLVTNLPTNGDAAVRDDDIRDIYRLRWGVELLWKFLKMHLKLDKLITKNVNGITIQIYASLIAYLILQLVSVPKQWGEKILDKFRYLQACMCQQISYVHWMEDIMKC, via the coding sequence ATGATTATAAATTCATTTCCCAAGATTGTCAAAAATATCCTGGGAGGGCTACCAAAAAATGATTATCCTGTTTTGAACAGCCGTCTTTTTGTCGAGTGTTGGTTAGCTTATGCCCTGGATAATAGCTTAACGAGTATGAGGGATTTATTTAAACGATTAAACAATACAGGATTTGATGTAGATATTTCCACGTTTTCCAAAGCTAACACTCATCGAAGTCAAGAAGTATTCCAGAAGATTTATCATCAATTAAATCAATTAGTCCAGAATAAAGTCCAGAAGAAGTTACACAATAAATATGCAATATGTCCAATTGATTCAACAATTATTACATTGACAAGTAAGCTGTTATGGATTCTGGATTATCATCAAGTTAAACTGTTTAGTTCCCTAAATCTTGCTACAGGAAGTCCAGAAGATAATTTCATCAACTTTGGTCATAATCATGATTATAAATTTGGCTCAAAGATGATGTCTAATTTGCCAGCAGATGCTGTTGGAGTAATGGATAGGGGCTTTGCAGGTTTAAATTTTATTCAAGAACTAGTTCAAGAAAATAAATACTTTGTGTTACGGATTAAAAATAATTGGAAGTTAGAATTTGAATCAGAAAATGGACTGGTAAAAATTGGCTCATCAACAGATGCACAAGCTTATAGAGTGATTAATTTTTGTGATTTAGAAACGAGAACTGAATTTCGCTTAGTCACTAATTTACCAACTAATGGAGATGCAGCAGTTAGAGATGATGATATTAGAGATATTTATCGCTTAAGGTGGGGAGTTGAATTGTTATGGAAATTTTTAAAGATGCACCTAAAACTTGATAAATTAATTACCAAAAATGTTAATGGTATTACCATACAAATCTATGCAAGTCTCATTGCTTATCTGATTTTACAACTTGTATCTGTTCCTAAACAATGGGGTGAAAAAATATTAGATAAATTCCGCTATTTACAAGCCTGTATGTGTCAACAAATTAGTTATGTACATTGGATGGAAGATATTATGAAATGTTGA
- a CDS encoding XisI protein encodes MDKLEQYQIAIKQVLTEYHNWVSGAANLTDESCLVFDDKNHHYIWCFLGWDGKKRTNNIQVNIRIKNDKIWIEEDWTEEGIANELMKLGISNLDIVLAFHPPEERKYTEFATA; translated from the coding sequence ATGGATAAACTAGAACAATATCAAATAGCTATCAAACAAGTTCTCACAGAATATCATAATTGGGTTTCTGGTGCGGCAAATTTAACTGATGAAAGTTGTCTGGTTTTTGATGATAAAAATCATCACTATATTTGGTGTTTTTTGGGTTGGGATGGTAAGAAAAGAACCAATAATATCCAAGTTAATATCAGGATTAAAAATGATAAAATTTGGATAGAAGAAGATTGGACAGAGGAAGGAATAGCTAATGAGTTAATGAAGTTAGGTATTTCTAATCTTGATATTGTTTTAGCATTTCACCCTCCTGAAGAGAGGAAATATACTGAATTTGCTACTGCTTAA
- a CDS encoding XisH family protein, with amino-acid sequence MPAKDIYHDAVKNALVKDGWTITADPYKIKYKDAELFADLSAEKPIAAERKGRKIVVEIKSFLSPSPMRDFELALGQYILYRNLINLTEPEYIIYLAIKESTYENFFTRDSIKDIVQLNQILIIVVNVEKEEILQWIN; translated from the coding sequence ATGCCAGCAAAGGATATTTACCATGATGCCGTTAAGAACGCTTTAGTTAAAGATGGTTGGACGATTACGGCTGATCCTTATAAAATCAAGTATAAAGATGCTGAATTGTTTGCTGATTTATCAGCAGAAAAACCTATCGCAGCAGAACGAAAAGGACGAAAAATAGTTGTTGAAATCAAAAGTTTTCTTAGTCCTTCTCCTATGAGAGATTTTGAACTAGCTTTAGGGCAATATATTTTATATCGTAATTTAATTAACCTCACAGAACCAGAATATATAATTTATTTAGCTATTAAAGAAAGTACCTATGAAAACTTTTTTACAAGAGATTCAATCAAAGATATTGTCCAATTAAATCAAATTTTGATAATTGTCGTTAATGTAGAAAAAGAGGAGATATTGCAATGGATAAACTAG
- a CDS encoding type II toxin-antitoxin system Phd/YefM family antitoxin, with the protein MSVISATEARANFPDIMNRAEYGGERILIQRHGKAAVAIISINDLKLLEAIEDAIDSAKLRRAIEENEGFTTIEEIIAKRPNE; encoded by the coding sequence ATGTCTGTCATCAGTGCAACTGAAGCGCGTGCTAATTTTCCCGATATTATGAACCGTGCTGAATACGGTGGTGAAAGAATTTTAATTCAGCGTCATGGCAAAGCTGCGGTAGCGATAATTAGCATTAACGACTTAAAGCTACTAGAAGCGATAGAAGATGCCATTGATTCTGCTAAACTGCGACGTGCAATTGAGGAAAATGAAGGATTTACCACCATAGAAGAAATTATTGCCAAACGCCCAAATGAGTGA
- a CDS encoding type II toxin-antitoxin system RelE family toxin — MSERYTLRIAKTAEKDLLDLQAKQYKQVVSKILSLQGNPRPQDYAALKGYQGGYRIDQGEYRILYTIDDDNKLVAVFRVGKRNDGEVYQNL, encoded by the coding sequence ATGAGTGAACGTTATACTCTGAGGATTGCTAAAACTGCCGAAAAAGACTTATTAGACTTGCAAGCAAAACAGTATAAACAGGTTGTATCGAAAATCCTCTCACTTCAGGGTAATCCTCGTCCTCAAGACTACGCAGCTTTAAAAGGTTATCAAGGTGGTTATCGTATTGATCAGGGTGAGTACAGAATTTTGTACACCATTGATGACGATAATAAATTAGTTGCTGTTTTCCGGGTTGGTAAACGTAATGATGGTGAAGTTTATCAAAATTTGTAA